Part of the Nitrosophilus alvini genome, ATTTGGATATGCATTATATCAAAAAGAGATATTATTGACAAGAAGGACATACGCCTTTGAAGAGTATAGAGATATTTTCTATTTTATATCCGCTTAAATTTTCTGCTTTTTGTATGAATTTATCGGCGGAAATTTTTATATCTTCCACTTTCCCGCATTTCATACATAAAAGATGCGAATGATCTTCTTTGGATAACTCATATTTTGATTTTGAGTGGGGAATTTTTATCTCTTTTATAAGACCGGTATCGCACATAGTATTGATATTTTTGTAAAGTGTGGCCAGTGATATACTAGGAAAAAACTCTTTTATCTGCGTATACAGATCTTCTATACTTATATGCCCCTCTTTATCTATTATTTTTAAGATATTTATCCTCTGAGGTGTGACTTTGAGATCATAGTCTTTCAAAATAACCGTGTACTGTTTCATATCCATGTCCATTTTTTGTAAATTGGGATTTATCGTGATTGTACTATAAAAGATAAAAATTGTCAAAAAATAATAGCTTTTTTAAGGTTAATAGAGTAATATCTATAGTACGGACCATGAATAAATTTATAAAAGGAGAAGAGATGGCACGAAAAGGTATATCCATACTTAAAGGGATTGAGGCCGAAGAGGTAGTAAAACTTTTAAACAGAGCATATGCAGATGAGTGGCTAGCATATTATCAATATTATATAGAGTCAAAAGTTATAAAAGGGATTATGAAAGATGCTGCGATTGCTGAACTTGATCAGCATGCTGCCGATGAACTAAGACATGCCGATATGGTTGCCGGGAGAATTCTACAGCTTGGAGGCACTCCTCTTCTTAGTCCCTCTGATTGGCTAAAATATACAAACTGCGGCTATGAGGCTCCTGAAGATTTTGATGTTCTGAGTATTCTTGAAGATGCGATAAAAGGTGAACAGTGCGCTATAAGTATATATTCCGAAATTGCTAAAATAACTAAGGATAAAGATATAGTAACTTATGACATAGTATCGCAGATTCTTGCTGATGAGGTTGAGCATGAGGAGGATCTTCAGGCATTGCATGATGACATAAGAGAGTTTATTGAGCAGGTAAAAGGCAACAAATATTGAAAGGAAAAAAATTGTTAAAGGAATATTAATCTTTAAAATGATAAAATTTCAAAAAAATCGTTAGGAGGAAAAGATGAAACTACTAAAAAGTTTGGCTGTGATAACTCTAGGCCTTGGAATCAGCGCAATTGCAAGCGATGCACTTATAGAAAAAGCTAAAAAAGCAGGGTTGAAGCCTATCCCAAATGAGCTCAAAGAGCTTTATAAGGTGATAGATAACCCGAAAAATCCTCTTACAAAAGAGAAGATAGAACTTGGTAAAAAGTTATATTTTGAACCGAGACTCTCCAAAAGTGCTCTTATCAGCTGTAATACATGCCACAATCTTGCCATAGGCGGAGATGACAATATACCTGCGGCTACCGGACATAAATGGACTGCCAATCCTCACCATCTCAACTCGCCTACCGTATATAATGCAGTATTCAACGAAAGGCAGTTCTGGGACGGAAGAAGTCCTGACCTTGAAGATCAGGCCACAGGACCTATACAGGCTCCGCCTGAAATGGATATGCACAAAGATATGGCAGTCAAAGTTGTAAAATCTATGCCGGAATATGTAGAAGCGTTTAAAAAAGCCTATCCTGGTGAGGAGATCACTATTGAGACAATAGGAAAAGCTATCGGGGCATTTGAAAGAACATTGGTAACACCTTCAAGATTTGATGCTTACCTTAACGGCGACAGCAAAGCTCTTACCAAAAAAGAGAAAGATGGTCTCAAGACTTTTATAAAAGTTGGATGTGCATCTTGTCACAACGGAATAGGACTTGGTGGGTCTATGCAGCCGTTCCCTGTAGCAAAACCTTATAAATATGCAAACGTTGGTGATTTCAAAGGGAATAAAAACGGAATGGTAAAAGTTCCAACTTTGAGAAATATTGTAGATACTGCTCCCTATTTCCATAACGGTGCCGTATGGACTCTTGAAGAGGCTGTAAAAATTATGGGTGAGACACAGCTTGGTAAAAATCTAAGTAAAAAAGAGGTGGAGAGTATTGTAGCATTCCTCAACTCTCTTACAGGCAAAAAACCGTATGTTAAGTATCCTATGCTTCCAAGCTCTACAGATAAAACTCCAAAACCGAGTCTTGACTAAAAGCGGATTCTTCCGCTTTTAGCTACTTCTATTATCTTCTTTGCAGTATAATATTTTTTCATTCACAGATACACTTCCGATAACGGTTTACAAAGCAAATATTGATAACTAAAAGAGACTTGACAAAGGTTTATCATGGAATACAGATATATTGGAAAATCGGGCCTAAGAGTTACTCCTATATGTCTCGGTACGATGACGTTCGGGAGCAGTACGGGTAAAAAAGAGGCATTTGAAATACTGGATATCGCCTATGACAGAGGGATAAATTTTTATGATACCGCAGAACTTTATCCTGTCCCGCCGGAAGCCAAAACAGCGGGAGTGACTGAGACGATAGTGGGTGAGTGGCTTAAGACAAAACCACGAGATTCGATAATTTTGGCCACAAAAGTGGCCGGAGCTGCCAGTGGCTGGTTTGTTCCGCCAATCAGACACGGTTTGACTGCAATGGACAGATTTCATATAGAAAAAGCGGTAGAAGGTAGTTTGAAAAGGTTGCAAACTGACTATATAGACCTATATCAGATGCATTGGCCAGATACGGTAGTGCCGATAGAAGAGACAATGGAAGCCTTTGACAGATTGGTTCGAAGAGGGTTGGTACGCTATATAGGTACATCAAACGATACAGCGTATGGGCTTACAAAGGCGAATGAAATAGCAAGATTTAAAGGATTTGCCAGATTTGAATCCATTCAAAACAATTTTTCCGTACTAAATCCAAGATTTTTTGATGAACTGGCTACAGTATGTAAAAGAGAACAAGTCTCACTGCTTCCTTATTCTCCAATCGCCGGCGGTGTTCTGAGTGGAAAATACAATAACAAATTTATACCGGAAGACGCAAGATTTTCTGTATATTTAAAACATGGCAATAAAAGAGTCAGAACCCATGCGACAAAATTTTATAATGAAAAGACATTGAAAGCTACGGAACTATTTTTGGATGTGGCTAAAAAGTATGATATACATCCGGTCACTTTGGCTGTGGCCTATTCAAAATCTTTTGATTTTATAGCATCAACGATAATAGGGGCCAGAAAAAAAGAGCAATTGGACGCCTCATTGGACGCTTTGGAACTAAAACTGGACAAAGTTGTACTTGAGGAGATTAAAAAGATTCAGGCAGAAATTCTTTATCCAATGGGATAGGTTTTATAGTGTTTGATATGTAAAATGTTTCGTTATCTGCTTTTATAAAATCTGACGGGAAAATGATGCGACATATTGACTTTCCTCGCCAAATTTAATATACTTCCATTATGTAATAACAAATTGTTATTATCATTATAATTAGACATTATGGATAAACTATGAATGTGTCTTATCTCAGGATAAAAAACGAACGTTACGGTCTCTCTTTACAAGAGAAAAACATATATGATTATGCTTTGAAGCTTGGTAAAAAGATAGACTCAAAAGAGAAAGAGATCACTCCTTTAAACAAATCTCTGGAAGAGAGAGAACAGTTTATAGAGTTTCTTCGTTCTTTAAAAAAAGGAGATTCTGTTTTTGTATATGAACTGCCTGTTTTTAGCACAAGAGTGGGTGAGCTTGTAAAAATTTTAAATTGTCTCTTTAAAAGAGGTGTAGATGTATATATTTCGAAATATAGTATTAAAATAGATTCAAAGAGTTCGGCAGCAGATATGCTTGAGCTGTTGAACGAAATTAGAGAAAATTTAAAAAAAGAGAAGAAAAAGAGTCTTGGACGCCCGAAAGGAAGTATTTCCAGATCAAAATATGATGTTTTTAAAGAAGAGATAATAAAAAAACTGAAGGAGGGAAAAAGTGTGAGTACAATTGCAACAGAACTGGGTGTAAGAAGAACCTCTTTAAGGGACTATATAGAGTCCAGGGGACTTAAAGAGTTTGCTGCTGCAAAGGGGAAGGGGAGTGAAGAGAAAGTTTTTATTTTTGGTGAGAAGAGGTGTGAACTTATAAAGGGTGAAAAGTGAGTAGTGCATCCACGTCAAAGCCGAAATCCAAAACCAGCGACTACCTAAGAGGGTGGGTGCCATACAGATACAAGAGATATTTGTTTTACGGGGCTATAACGATAATAGCACTAGTATTGCCATTTATAAAGATAGGTGGCAACCATTTCTTTTTGCTGAATTTCGATCAGAAGCAACTGCATCTGTTTTTCGTCAGATTCGATATGCAGGAGCTGTACCTTATGCCATTCGTGCTTCTGCTGCTGTTTTTGGGGATATTTTTTCTAACCACACTGGGGGGAAGAGTGTGGTGCGGATGGGCATGTCCGCAGACTATATTTCGGGTTATATACAGAGATCTGTTCGAGACTAAACTGCTTAGACTGAGAAAAAGAATAGATAATAAACAGATAGAGCCTGATATGAGTAAACCTTCAAATCAGGCAAAAAAACTGATAGCTATACTTCTGTGGTCCGTTCTTGCATTTGTAGCGGCGGCGGATTTTCTATGGTATTTCATACCGCCCGAGGAGTTTTTCCAATATATCCAGAACCCGGGCGATCATCCGATACTTATGGGTTTTTGGATAAGTACGGCACTTTTTTTAATAGCAGATATCGTGTTTATAAAGGAGAAT contains:
- a CDS encoding Fur family transcriptional regulator; this translates as MKQYTVILKDYDLKVTPQRINILKIIDKEGHISIEDLYTQIKEFFPSISLATLYKNINTMCDTGLIKEIKIPHSKSKYELSKEDHSHLLCMKCGKVEDIKISADKFIQKAENLSGYKIENISILFKGVCPSCQ
- a CDS encoding aldo/keto reductase, translated to MEYRYIGKSGLRVTPICLGTMTFGSSTGKKEAFEILDIAYDRGINFYDTAELYPVPPEAKTAGVTETIVGEWLKTKPRDSIILATKVAGAASGWFVPPIRHGLTAMDRFHIEKAVEGSLKRLQTDYIDLYQMHWPDTVVPIEETMEAFDRLVRRGLVRYIGTSNDTAYGLTKANEIARFKGFARFESIQNNFSVLNPRFFDELATVCKREQVSLLPYSPIAGGVLSGKYNNKFIPEDARFSVYLKHGNKRVRTHATKFYNEKTLKATELFLDVAKKYDIHPVTLAVAYSKSFDFIASTIIGARKKEQLDASLDALELKLDKVVLEEIKKIQAEILYPMG
- a CDS encoding recombinase family protein yields the protein MNVSYLRIKNERYGLSLQEKNIYDYALKLGKKIDSKEKEITPLNKSLEEREQFIEFLRSLKKGDSVFVYELPVFSTRVGELVKILNCLFKRGVDVYISKYSIKIDSKSSAADMLELLNEIRENLKKEKKKSLGRPKGSISRSKYDVFKEEIIKKLKEGKSVSTIATELGVRRTSLRDYIESRGLKEFAAAKGKGSEEKVFIFGEKRCELIKGEK
- a CDS encoding cytochrome-c peroxidase gives rise to the protein MKLLKSLAVITLGLGISAIASDALIEKAKKAGLKPIPNELKELYKVIDNPKNPLTKEKIELGKKLYFEPRLSKSALISCNTCHNLAIGGDDNIPAATGHKWTANPHHLNSPTVYNAVFNERQFWDGRSPDLEDQATGPIQAPPEMDMHKDMAVKVVKSMPEYVEAFKKAYPGEEITIETIGKAIGAFERTLVTPSRFDAYLNGDSKALTKKEKDGLKTFIKVGCASCHNGIGLGGSMQPFPVAKPYKYANVGDFKGNKNGMVKVPTLRNIVDTAPYFHNGAVWTLEEAVKIMGETQLGKNLSKKEVESIVAFLNSLTGKKPYVKYPMLPSSTDKTPKPSLD
- a CDS encoding ferritin-like domain-containing protein gives rise to the protein MARKGISILKGIEAEEVVKLLNRAYADEWLAYYQYYIESKVIKGIMKDAAIAELDQHAADELRHADMVAGRILQLGGTPLLSPSDWLKYTNCGYEAPEDFDVLSILEDAIKGEQCAISIYSEIAKITKDKDIVTYDIVSQILADEVEHEEDLQALHDDIREFIEQVKGNKY